One window of Leptospira yasudae genomic DNA carries:
- a CDS encoding type Z 30S ribosomal protein S14 yields MAKTSITVRHQRKKKFEVREYNRCPICGRSRGYLRRFDMCRICFRKLASGAQIPGVVKSSW; encoded by the coding sequence ATGGCTAAAACTTCTATAACCGTAAGACACCAGAGAAAGAAAAAGTTCGAGGTAAGAGAGTATAACCGCTGCCCGATCTGCGGAAGATCACGCGGATACCTCAGAAGATTCGATATGTGCAGAATTTGCTTCCGGAAACTCGCGAGCGGCGCTCAGATTCCCGGCGTAGTAAAATCATCCTGGTGA
- the rplE gene encoding 50S ribosomal protein L5, with translation MASRLRTKYKNEIVPELNKKFKFESIMQVPRLEKIVLNVGMGEAHTNPKALEAAVEELALITGQRPVKTKAKKSIAGFKIREGMSLGCMVTLRGDYMYEFLDRLVNVALPRVRDFKGINDKGFDGRGNYNMSIKEQIIFPEIKVDKINTLYGINMTFVTNSKSNEEAFSLLAAFGMPYRNQK, from the coding sequence ATGGCATCAAGACTCAGAACAAAATATAAGAACGAAATCGTTCCTGAATTAAACAAGAAGTTTAAATTCGAATCCATCATGCAGGTTCCACGTTTGGAAAAAATCGTCCTCAACGTGGGTATGGGCGAAGCTCATACGAACCCTAAGGCTCTCGAAGCTGCGGTGGAAGAATTAGCTCTGATTACCGGACAAAGACCGGTTAAAACAAAGGCGAAAAAATCCATCGCGGGATTCAAAATCCGCGAAGGGATGAGCCTTGGTTGTATGGTAACTCTGCGCGGGGACTATATGTATGAGTTCCTGGACAGATTGGTGAACGTGGCTCTTCCACGGGTTCGCGACTTTAAAGGAATCAACGATAAAGGTTTCGACGGTCGTGGAAACTACAACATGAGCATTAAAGAACAGATCATTTTCCCGGAGATCAAGGTTGATAAGATCAACACTCTTTACGGGATCAATATGACTTTTGTAACCAATTCAAAATCGAACGAGGAAGCTTTCAGCCTTCTTGCAGCTTTTGGAATGCCTTACAGGAACCAGAAATAA
- the rplX gene encoding 50S ribosomal protein L24, protein MAKLTYRGSEYTKFKKFRFKKNDEVICIAGKEKGKKGKVLSIDKKRDRVIVEGLNKRKRFMRPTQENPQGGVIEVEASMHISNVMFYDSKKKAGVRVGFETIKGKKVRVSRPDKKEL, encoded by the coding sequence ATGGCTAAGTTGACTTATCGTGGTTCCGAATACACGAAGTTCAAAAAGTTCCGCTTCAAGAAAAACGACGAAGTGATTTGCATCGCCGGAAAGGAGAAGGGAAAAAAAGGAAAGGTTCTCTCCATCGATAAGAAAAGAGACCGCGTAATCGTAGAAGGACTCAATAAAAGAAAAAGATTTATGAGACCGACTCAAGAGAATCCTCAAGGCGGAGTGATCGAAGTGGAAGCTTCCATGCACATTTCCAACGTGATGTTTTACGACTCCAAGAAAAAAGCGGGAGTTCGCGTAGGATTCGAAACGATCAAAGGGAAAAAGGTCCGCGTTAGCAGACCGGATAAGAAAGAGTTATAA
- the rplN gene encoding 50S ribosomal protein L14, translated as MIQQETWLQVADNSGIKKVMCIKVLGGSKKRYASVGDEIIVAVKDAQPAFGLKDSTGKKVHNKAVQRAVVVRTTKEIRRPDGSYIRFDDNACAIIDDKGNPKGTRIFGPVARELRDKKYAKIISLAPEVL; from the coding sequence ATGATCCAGCAAGAAACTTGGTTACAGGTTGCGGACAACTCCGGAATCAAAAAGGTAATGTGTATTAAAGTGCTGGGCGGATCCAAAAAGAGATACGCTTCCGTCGGTGACGAAATCATCGTCGCGGTGAAAGACGCTCAGCCTGCTTTCGGTCTGAAAGATTCTACCGGTAAAAAAGTTCATAACAAAGCGGTTCAAAGAGCCGTGGTCGTGAGAACCACCAAAGAAATCAGAAGACCTGACGGATCTTATATCCGTTTCGACGACAACGCTTGCGCGATCATCGACGATAAAGGAAATCCAAAGGGAACCAGGATCTTCGGACCTGTTGCCCGCGAACTCAGAGATAAAAAATACGCTAAGATTATCTCTCTCGCTCCGGAGGTATTATAA
- the rpsQ gene encoding 30S ribosomal protein S17: MTAGKQHINKSLLTEGRVVSNSMDKTVVIVVETRKTHPRFKKIVRKTVKLKVHDEKNECTIGDKILAIETRPLSREKRHRLYKIVEKAK; the protein is encoded by the coding sequence ATGACAGCCGGGAAACAACATATCAACAAATCGCTTCTTACGGAAGGGAGAGTTGTGAGCAACTCGATGGACAAAACCGTCGTGATCGTTGTGGAAACGAGAAAAACTCACCCTCGCTTCAAGAAGATCGTCAGAAAAACCGTGAAACTCAAAGTTCATGACGAGAAAAACGAATGCACGATCGGGGATAAAATCCTCGCGATTGAAACTCGTCCTCTGTCTAGAGAAAAAAGACATAGATTGTATAAAATCGTAGAGAAGGCGAAGTGA
- the rpmC gene encoding 50S ribosomal protein L29 → MKKIKLQELKDSEILEQLEEARKVLRNSRFQYGVARSLENPKVIHNTKKKIAKLLTIQRERQLKANPGEKKSKIFSRAKRKKKNLARLSAKVKG, encoded by the coding sequence ATGAAAAAGATCAAATTACAAGAACTGAAAGACAGCGAAATTCTCGAGCAGCTTGAAGAAGCGAGAAAAGTTCTTAGAAACTCCCGCTTCCAATACGGAGTAGCTCGTTCTTTGGAAAACCCTAAGGTGATCCACAATACGAAGAAGAAGATCGCTAAACTTCTGACCATTCAGAGAGAAAGACAACTGAAGGCCAATCCGGGAGAAAAAAAATCTAAGATTTTTTCCCGCGCTAAAAGAAAGAAAAAAAATCTCGCGCGTTTAAGCGCGAAGGTTAAGGGCTAA
- the rplP gene encoding 50S ribosomal protein L16, translated as MLSPKRVKFRKRQRGRLKGTDERGSSVSFGEFGLKAVTSGRLTARQIEAARITINRQVKRGGKLWIRIFPHTPITKKPAETRMGKGKGNPEFWIAEIRPGRILFEMSGIDEETAKKALNLASYKLPIHTEFVKRSVL; from the coding sequence ATGTTATCACCTAAACGTGTAAAGTTCAGAAAAAGACAAAGAGGAAGACTCAAGGGAACTGACGAAAGAGGTTCTTCCGTTTCCTTCGGTGAGTTCGGTTTAAAAGCCGTTACTTCCGGAAGATTGACTGCTAGACAGATCGAGGCCGCAAGGATCACCATCAACCGCCAAGTAAAAAGAGGCGGGAAACTCTGGATCAGGATCTTTCCTCACACTCCGATCACTAAAAAACCGGCCGAAACTCGGATGGGTAAAGGAAAGGGGAACCCTGAGTTCTGGATTGCTGAGATCCGTCCGGGAAGAATTCTTTTTGAGATGAGCGGAATCGACGAAGAAACCGCAAAGAAAGCCCTTAACCTGGCTTCTTACAAATTACCGATTCATACTGAATTCGTGAAAAGGTCTGTTCTATGA
- the rpsC gene encoding 30S ribosomal protein S3, producing MGQKVNPIGLRIGITRGWDSIWFSQSDYKKNLHEDIKIRKFIQGRFNNAGIVKVVIERFPEKINVNLHTAKPGIVIGQKGSNIEAVKKILKTMTDKPVNLNIIEVKKPETVAQCIAESIALQIEQRQPFRRVMKQELRRAMRGGVEGIKILISGRLNGADMARRENYKEGRIPLHTLRAKIDLGFKEAKTTFGQIGVKVWTYSGDFIQSKEESEEDKYAVKRRTS from the coding sequence ATGGGACAGAAAGTAAATCCAATCGGTTTAAGAATCGGGATCACAAGAGGCTGGGACTCAATTTGGTTCTCCCAGTCCGACTATAAAAAGAATCTTCATGAAGACATCAAGATCCGTAAGTTCATCCAAGGCCGTTTTAACAACGCCGGAATCGTAAAAGTGGTAATCGAAAGATTTCCGGAGAAGATCAACGTAAATCTTCACACTGCGAAGCCAGGTATCGTGATCGGTCAAAAAGGTTCCAACATCGAAGCGGTTAAGAAAATTCTTAAGACGATGACCGATAAACCGGTGAACCTGAACATCATCGAAGTAAAAAAACCGGAAACCGTAGCTCAGTGCATCGCGGAATCCATCGCTCTTCAGATCGAGCAAAGACAGCCTTTCCGGAGAGTTATGAAACAAGAACTTCGCCGCGCCATGAGAGGCGGAGTGGAAGGGATCAAAATCCTCATCTCCGGTCGTTTGAACGGAGCGGACATGGCGAGAAGAGAGAACTACAAAGAGGGAAGAATTCCTCTCCACACTCTTCGCGCAAAGATCGATCTCGGATTCAAAGAGGCAAAAACCACTTTCGGACAAATCGGCGTTAAGGTTTGGACCTACAGTGGGGACTTCATTCAGAGCAAAGAAGAATCTGAAGAAGATAAATACGCAGTAAAGAGAAGAACCAGCTAA
- the rplV gene encoding 50S ribosomal protein L22: protein MEAKAVARFVRMSPRKVRLVADEIRGYAVNEALDILKFTNKRAIEPLTKVILSASANASVLNDKVDSTQLFIKKIYVDEGPIMKRFRPRARGRAARIRKRLSHITVVLSD from the coding sequence ATGGAAGCTAAAGCAGTTGCCCGTTTCGTGAGAATGTCTCCGAGAAAAGTTCGCCTTGTTGCGGATGAAATTCGCGGATACGCAGTCAACGAAGCCCTTGATATTCTTAAATTCACCAATAAAAGAGCGATCGAACCTTTGACAAAAGTGATTCTTTCCGCTTCAGCGAACGCGAGCGTTTTGAACGACAAGGTTGATTCCACTCAACTTTTTATCAAAAAGATCTACGTGGACGAAGGACCGATCATGAAACGTTTCCGTCCTCGTGCAAGAGGCCGCGCTGCGAGAATCAGAAAAAGACTGAGCCACATCACAGTGGTTCTCTCGGATTAA
- the rpsS gene encoding 30S ribosomal protein S19, with amino-acid sequence MARSIKKGPFIDDHLMKKITKLNSENQKKPFKTWSRRSTIFPDMVGHTVMVHNGKQFTPVYINENMIGHKLGEFSPTRTFRGHVAGDKKAGKK; translated from the coding sequence ATGGCTAGAAGTATTAAAAAAGGTCCGTTCATTGACGATCATCTCATGAAGAAGATCACCAAGTTGAACTCCGAAAACCAAAAGAAACCTTTCAAGACCTGGTCCAGAAGAAGTACGATCTTCCCGGATATGGTTGGTCATACCGTAATGGTTCACAACGGGAAACAATTCACTCCCGTTTACATCAACGAGAACATGATCGGGCACAAATTGGGAGAATTTTCTCCTACAAGAACTTTCCGCGGTCACGTTGCCGGGGATAAAAAGGCGGGCAAGAAGTAA
- the rplB gene encoding 50S ribosomal protein L2 — protein sequence MGIKKFKPVTSASRYKSVLDFKEITETEPYKPLTLTLNYKAGRGEGGKISVRHKGGRVKRKYRIIDFRRRKTNVPAVVKTLEYDPNRSAFISLICYKDGEYSYILAPDGIKVGDTVQSGAGSEIKIGNAMPIGKIPPGTNVHNVELQIGRGGQIARTAGSFGTIAGRDGEYILLKLPSSEVRKVHENCFATVGICSNKDHNLVSIGKAGRSRWLGKRPTVRGVVMNPVDHPHGGGEGRTSGGRHPVSPWGQPTKGYKTRRSTRPSDKFIVQKRKRNRNR from the coding sequence ATGGGAATCAAAAAGTTTAAACCCGTAACTTCCGCAAGCCGTTATAAATCCGTATTGGATTTCAAAGAGATTACGGAAACAGAACCGTATAAACCTCTGACTCTTACCCTCAACTACAAAGCGGGAAGGGGAGAAGGCGGAAAGATCTCCGTTCGTCACAAGGGCGGTCGCGTAAAAAGAAAATATCGTATCATCGATTTTAGACGCAGAAAGACCAACGTTCCTGCGGTCGTAAAAACTCTCGAATACGATCCGAACCGTTCCGCATTCATCTCTTTGATCTGTTACAAGGACGGAGAATATTCTTATATTCTCGCTCCGGACGGAATCAAAGTGGGCGACACCGTTCAGTCCGGCGCGGGCTCCGAAATTAAAATCGGAAACGCGATGCCGATCGGAAAAATTCCACCGGGCACAAACGTGCATAACGTGGAACTCCAAATCGGAAGAGGCGGACAGATCGCAAGAACCGCGGGTTCTTTCGGAACGATCGCGGGTCGCGACGGAGAATACATTCTTCTGAAACTTCCTTCTTCCGAAGTTCGTAAGGTTCACGAGAATTGTTTCGCGACCGTTGGAATTTGCAGTAATAAAGATCACAACCTGGTTTCGATCGGGAAAGCGGGAAGATCCCGTTGGCTCGGAAAACGTCCTACCGTTCGCGGGGTCGTAATGAACCCTGTCGATCACCCACATGGTGGTGGTGAGGGGCGTACTTCCGGAGGTCGTCACCCAGTATCTCCTTGGGGTCAACCGACTAAGGGTTACAAAACCAGAAGATCTACCCGTCCGAGCGATAAGTTTATCGTTCAGAAGAGAAAACGGAACAGGAACAGGTAA
- a CDS encoding 50S ribosomal protein L23 has translation MNLQDVILTPVVTEKSQDLETIGANSKKGTRMVKYTVKVHIDANKTLIKEAFKKIFKVTPSSVNVQVYRGKIKRFRNMPAPRPHWKKAVVTFRDGASIDFAKEA, from the coding sequence ATGAATCTCCAAGACGTAATTCTTACACCCGTAGTCACTGAGAAATCTCAAGATCTCGAAACGATCGGAGCAAACAGCAAGAAAGGAACCAGAATGGTAAAATATACCGTTAAGGTTCATATCGACGCGAACAAAACTCTGATCAAAGAAGCGTTCAAAAAGATTTTTAAAGTAACTCCTTCTTCCGTAAACGTTCAAGTTTATAGAGGAAAGATCAAACGTTTCAGAAACATGCCGGCTCCCCGTCCGCATTGGAAAAAAGCAGTAGTGACTTTCCGTGACGGCGCAAGCATCGATTTCGCAAAGGAAGCATAA
- the rplD gene encoding 50S ribosomal protein L4, translating into MKAQKYSKEGKLISEIELPSALFESKLSVASIYEAIKAENANLRSGNHATKTRSMVSGGGKKPWSQKGTGRARQGSTRAPHWVGGGTVHGPQKRDYSYKVSSKLKHRAVLSILNKKAQASAVKVIEDLDPKEYSTKSFDSLFKNMNLRNTGVIGFLVQGENDFVKKSVRNIPTVKYINSKRISCRDILYNRNLVITEAALKEMLTQYGAQK; encoded by the coding sequence ATGAAAGCACAGAAGTATTCTAAAGAAGGAAAACTGATCTCAGAAATCGAACTTCCTTCCGCACTCTTTGAAAGCAAACTCAGCGTCGCTTCCATTTACGAAGCGATTAAAGCCGAGAATGCGAATCTACGTTCCGGAAACCACGCGACTAAAACTAGATCGATGGTATCCGGAGGCGGTAAAAAGCCTTGGTCTCAAAAAGGGACTGGGCGCGCGAGACAAGGTTCTACACGCGCTCCTCATTGGGTCGGCGGGGGAACGGTTCACGGTCCTCAAAAAAGAGACTATTCTTACAAAGTTTCTTCCAAACTCAAACACAGAGCCGTGCTTTCCATTCTGAATAAAAAAGCGCAAGCTTCCGCTGTAAAAGTGATCGAGGATCTCGATCCGAAAGAATACAGCACTAAGTCCTTCGATTCTTTATTCAAAAATATGAATCTTAGAAACACGGGAGTGATCGGATTCCTCGTTCAAGGCGAGAACGATTTCGTGAAGAAGTCGGTTCGTAACATCCCTACCGTGAAATACATCAATTCAAAAAGAATCTCCTGCAGAGACATTCTGTATAACCGCAACCTGGTTATCACCGAAGCCGCTCTGAAAGAGATGCTTACTCAGTATGGAGCGCAGAAATGA
- the rplC gene encoding 50S ribosomal protein L3: MAKGLIGKKVGMSQIFDEQGNIIPVTVLEVGPCAVSQVKSVENDGYEAIQLAFQDTKEIQISKAEKNHLAKAGLGPKRVLREFRDFGDSPAAGGVLKIQDVFTVSDVVKVTGVSKGRGYQGVVKRHGHAGGPGAHGSRFHRHPGSMGANSTPSRVFKGVKLPGRTGSLQTTVRNLKVVRINEEKNLVFVSGSVPGTANTVITIEKI; this comes from the coding sequence ATGGCAAAGGGATTAATCGGCAAAAAAGTTGGAATGTCTCAGATCTTTGACGAACAGGGGAATATCATCCCTGTAACTGTATTGGAAGTCGGTCCCTGCGCCGTTTCTCAAGTCAAGTCTGTTGAAAACGACGGATACGAAGCGATTCAATTAGCATTCCAAGACACAAAAGAAATTCAGATCTCAAAAGCGGAAAAGAACCACCTCGCGAAAGCGGGCCTTGGTCCTAAAAGAGTTTTGAGAGAATTCCGCGATTTCGGAGATTCCCCTGCGGCAGGCGGCGTTCTGAAAATTCAGGATGTATTCACCGTTTCCGACGTGGTAAAAGTTACCGGAGTCAGCAAAGGAAGAGGATACCAAGGGGTTGTAAAACGCCATGGACACGCGGGTGGACCCGGTGCTCACGGTTCTCGTTTTCACAGACATCCAGGTTCCATGGGAGCGAACTCAACTCCTTCTCGGGTTTTTAAAGGCGTTAAGCTTCCCGGAAGAACAGGTTCCCTGCAAACTACGGTTCGGAATTTGAAAGTAGTCCGGATCAACGAAGAAAAGAACCTCGTGTTCGTAAGCGGGTCAGTTCCCGGCACGGCGAACACAGTCATTACGATCGAAAAGATCTAA
- the rpsJ gene encoding 30S ribosomal protein S10, with translation MAGQKIRVKLKAFDHRLIDQSTYEIVATAKRTGATVSGPIPLPTKKEIYTVLRSPHVNKKSREQFELKTHKRLIDILDTNEDTVEALMKLQLPAGVSVDIKS, from the coding sequence ATGGCCGGACAAAAGATTAGAGTAAAACTGAAAGCGTTCGACCATAGGTTGATTGACCAATCGACCTATGAGATCGTAGCAACTGCGAAAAGGACCGGAGCGACTGTCTCCGGCCCGATTCCTCTTCCTACTAAGAAAGAGATCTATACGGTTCTGCGTTCTCCGCACGTGAACAAAAAATCCAGAGAGCAGTTTGAATTAAAAACACACAAACGGCTCATCGATATCCTGGATACGAATGAAGACACTGTAGAAGCGCTGATGAAACTTCAGCTTCCTGCAGGGGTATCCGTAGATATCAAATCCTGA
- the tuf gene encoding elongation factor Tu, with protein sequence MAKEKFDRSKPHLNVGTIGHVDHGKTTLTAAITTTLAKAIGGKNKAVAYDQIDNAPEEKARGITIATSHQEYETANRHYAHVDCPGHADYVKNMITGAAQMDAAILVVSATDGPMPQTKEHILLARQVGVPYVIVFINKADMLAADERAEMIEMVEMDVRDLLNKYNFPGDTTPIVYGSAVKALEGDESEIGAPAILKLMEALDTFVPNPKRVTDKPFLMPVEDVFSITGRGTVATGRVEQGVLKVNDEVEIIGIRPTTKTVVTGIEMFRKLLDQAEAGDNIGALLRGTKKEDIERGQVLAKPGSITPHKKFAAEVYVLTKDEGGRHTPFINNYRPQFYFRTTDVTGVCNLPNGVEMVMPGDNVSLTVELISPIAMDKGLKFAIREGGRTIGSGVVADIIE encoded by the coding sequence ATGGCTAAAGAAAAGTTTGATAGGTCTAAACCTCACTTAAACGTAGGAACAATTGGTCACGTGGATCACGGTAAAACGACCCTGACGGCAGCTATTACTACTACACTTGCAAAAGCTATCGGTGGTAAGAACAAAGCTGTTGCTTATGACCAAATTGATAACGCTCCGGAAGAAAAAGCTCGTGGAATCACCATTGCTACTTCTCACCAGGAATATGAAACTGCTAACCGTCACTACGCACACGTAGATTGTCCAGGTCACGCTGACTATGTGAAGAACATGATCACCGGCGCGGCTCAGATGGACGCGGCGATCCTCGTTGTTTCCGCAACTGACGGACCAATGCCACAAACGAAAGAACACATCCTTCTTGCTCGTCAGGTAGGGGTTCCTTACGTGATCGTATTCATCAACAAAGCGGACATGCTTGCAGCTGATGAAAGAGCTGAAATGATCGAAATGGTTGAAATGGACGTTCGCGACCTTCTCAACAAATACAACTTCCCAGGCGATACTACTCCTATCGTTTACGGTTCTGCAGTAAAAGCTCTTGAAGGCGACGAGTCTGAAATCGGCGCTCCTGCGATCCTCAAACTGATGGAAGCTCTGGACACTTTCGTTCCAAATCCAAAACGCGTTACTGATAAGCCTTTCCTTATGCCTGTGGAAGACGTTTTCTCGATTACTGGTCGTGGAACTGTTGCAACAGGAAGAGTTGAGCAAGGCGTTCTTAAAGTGAACGACGAAGTTGAAATCATCGGTATCCGCCCAACAACTAAAACAGTCGTTACCGGTATCGAAATGTTCAGAAAACTTCTCGATCAAGCTGAAGCTGGTGACAACATCGGTGCTCTTCTTCGTGGAACTAAAAAAGAAGACATCGAAAGAGGACAAGTTCTCGCGAAGCCGGGTTCTATCACTCCTCACAAAAAGTTTGCCGCTGAGGTTTACGTTTTAACTAAGGATGAAGGCGGACGTCACACTCCATTCATCAACAACTACCGTCCTCAGTTCTACTTCAGAACGACTGACGTTACCGGTGTTTGTAACCTTCCTAACGGCGTTGAGATGGTTATGCCTGGTGATAACGTTTCTCTGACAGTTGAATTGATCAGCCCGATCGCAATGGATAAAGGTCTCAAGTTCGCAATTCGCGAAGGCGGAAGAACCATCGGATCCGGCGTTGTCGCGGACATCATCGAGTAA
- a CDS encoding elongation factor G-like protein: MQILNIGIFAHIDAGKTTLLERILFETGRIRRPGTIEEGTTESDYLQEEIERGISIQSTLARVFWPNAKEPKVLFQFLDNPGHLDFQSQTSASLVVADLGIVLIDAFEGLKSQTLQNVEWLRKRKIPILFFLNKLDRKGIDITDSLVDLEAVLGKEPILLWKEGGEFSLLQERSSDQSLLPLLEWDGDLSEQYLQNPDHLADLARKGFARGFWKEEFFPVLGGAALHGDGVRELLRALELLSESFQPELRPKEELGIAFKRELHPDLGRIVYVLASKEFPQNQKFWSASSQGKMDSLHYISTRDIEETGRVLAREIIVVPELDSIQPGDVLYSSPQKEYRSELTPIRKQFQILIEPETDEHRDSLWKALQLLVWMDEGLEIKILPETGQMQLSGLGELHLEVSLSRLKEFYSHKINVSGIKVARFELWKKMVIQGEFQHTAFDQKISSGLVQASLVSSNSFSRDVRFETKITETLEEAITSAFYEVVAKGSKGEEVLGLDLIVHRYDPPDVSNETSSLVKVAVIKGLKDIIRQHTELIGPLSILEILIPDSSLGDVLAVLSKRSAKISDVISVGDGKSLVHAKASTENLLGFASVLRNMTQGRGVLSLDSLFDSEHYYVITLVDSR, from the coding sequence ATGCAAATATTAAACATAGGAATCTTCGCTCATATCGACGCCGGCAAGACCACTCTCTTGGAAAGAATTCTTTTCGAGACGGGAAGAATTCGTCGTCCGGGAACCATCGAAGAGGGAACGACCGAATCCGATTATCTGCAGGAGGAAATCGAACGCGGAATCTCCATTCAATCCACTCTTGCGCGCGTGTTCTGGCCGAACGCGAAAGAACCCAAGGTCTTATTTCAATTTTTGGACAACCCGGGGCATCTCGATTTTCAAAGTCAAACGAGCGCGTCTCTTGTAGTCGCCGATCTCGGGATCGTGTTGATCGACGCGTTTGAAGGTCTTAAGTCGCAGACGCTGCAAAATGTGGAGTGGCTCCGTAAACGCAAGATTCCGATTTTATTCTTCTTAAACAAATTGGATCGAAAGGGGATCGATATCACCGATTCGCTCGTGGATCTCGAAGCGGTTTTGGGCAAAGAGCCGATTCTCCTTTGGAAAGAAGGGGGAGAATTCTCTCTGCTTCAAGAACGCAGTTCCGACCAATCTCTGCTCCCGCTCCTGGAATGGGATGGTGATTTGTCGGAACAATATCTGCAAAATCCCGATCACCTTGCGGATCTGGCGCGGAAAGGTTTTGCTCGGGGTTTTTGGAAAGAAGAGTTCTTTCCGGTTCTCGGAGGCGCTGCTTTGCACGGGGACGGAGTGCGGGAACTCCTCCGCGCTCTGGAACTTTTGTCGGAATCCTTTCAGCCGGAGCTCCGACCTAAGGAAGAATTGGGGATCGCCTTCAAACGCGAACTTCATCCGGACTTAGGGAGAATCGTGTACGTCCTTGCGTCGAAGGAGTTCCCACAAAATCAGAAATTCTGGTCTGCTTCCTCGCAAGGGAAAATGGATTCTTTGCATTACATTTCCACAAGAGACATAGAAGAGACGGGCCGCGTCCTTGCCCGGGAAATCATCGTAGTTCCCGAGCTGGATTCGATTCAGCCGGGGGATGTTCTGTATTCTTCCCCGCAAAAAGAATATAGGTCGGAACTCACTCCGATCCGAAAGCAGTTTCAAATTCTCATCGAACCCGAAACGGATGAACACAGGGATTCCCTTTGGAAGGCTCTGCAGCTTCTGGTTTGGATGGACGAAGGACTGGAAATCAAAATTCTCCCGGAAACGGGACAAATGCAGCTTTCCGGACTCGGAGAATTGCATTTGGAAGTCTCTTTATCGCGTCTCAAAGAATTCTATTCTCACAAAATCAACGTGAGCGGGATAAAAGTTGCAAGGTTTGAGCTTTGGAAAAAAATGGTCATACAGGGTGAATTTCAGCATACCGCGTTTGATCAAAAAATCTCAAGCGGACTGGTGCAGGCCTCTCTGGTTAGCTCTAACAGCTTCTCCAGGGATGTGCGCTTTGAAACTAAGATTACTGAAACACTAGAAGAAGCCATTACATCAGCTTTTTATGAAGTAGTGGCGAAAGGATCCAAGGGGGAAGAAGTTCTCGGCTTGGATTTAATCGTTCATCGATACGATCCTCCGGATGTATCCAACGAAACTTCTTCACTTGTAAAAGTAGCCGTCATCAAAGGCTTAAAAGACATAATTCGACAACACACCGAGTTGATCGGTCCGTTATCCATATTAGAAATTTTGATACCGGATTCTTCTTTAGGTGATGTGCTTGCGGTTCTCTCGAAGAGAAGTGCGAAGATTTCGGATGTGATCTCTGTCGGTGACGGCAAGTCGCTTGTGCACGCAAAGGCTTCTACGGAAAACTTGCTTGGCTTTGCGAGCGTTCTTAGAAATATGACACAGGGAAGGGGTGTTCTGTCTCTGGACTCCCTTTTTGACTCTGAACACTATTACGTAATTACATTAGTCGATTCCCGTTAG